In a single window of the uncultured Dysgonomonas sp. genome:
- a CDS encoding glycosyltransferase family 8 protein: MIHIACGLDNNYAPYCTILLYSILENNKQDDITFHLLTNNMNEVNRKTIQQMVADYGKTVFFYHIDKDLFQDFPISGHINYATYLRFLLPSVLTDLDKVLYLDCDMIVDGNLKELWDINIENYAIAGVRDSENDNIRLYNRLGYDPSLGYINAGVLLMNLKEWRKDNILSEAIKRITSNPRKYCYWDQDFINEFYCDRKLLLDFKFNLMEFFLFSYSKFIISRKYFRDIERAIKKPTIIHFCGHIKPWHIEYSSPIKYIFCKYADKQEYISDIYTYQRSKKQRIKDRIGNIIYRIVSRLGLPHELSIDKTCRNRYRGDIYHIEDY, translated from the coding sequence ATGATACATATAGCCTGTGGTTTGGATAACAATTATGCGCCATATTGCACAATTCTTCTGTATTCGATATTAGAGAATAATAAGCAAGATGATATAACGTTTCACCTCTTAACAAACAATATGAATGAGGTTAACCGTAAAACTATACAGCAAATGGTCGCTGATTATGGGAAAACCGTATTTTTTTATCATATAGACAAAGATTTATTTCAAGATTTCCCTATATCCGGACATATAAACTATGCCACCTACCTGAGATTTCTACTTCCCTCAGTATTAACTGATTTAGATAAAGTATTATATTTGGATTGCGATATGATTGTTGATGGCAATTTAAAAGAGTTATGGGATATTAATATAGAAAATTATGCTATAGCCGGTGTCCGCGATTCCGAAAATGATAATATAAGGCTGTATAACCGTTTAGGTTACGACCCATCGTTGGGATATATCAATGCCGGTGTTCTCCTGATGAATTTAAAGGAGTGGAGAAAGGACAATATCCTTTCGGAAGCAATAAAGAGGATAACTTCTAATCCCAGAAAGTATTGCTATTGGGATCAAGATTTTATCAATGAATTTTATTGTGACAGAAAATTACTTCTTGACTTCAAATTCAATTTAATGGAATTTTTTCTGTTCAGCTATAGTAAATTCATTATAAGCCGGAAATATTTCCGCGATATAGAAAGAGCAATTAAAAAACCAACGATTATCCACTTTTGTGGACATATAAAACCATGGCATATAGAATATTCCAGCCCGATCAAATATATTTTTTGCAAATATGCCGATAAACAAGAATATATTTCAGATATTTATACTTATCAACGTTCAAAAAAACAAAGAATAAAAGATAGAATAGGAAATATTATTTATAGAATTGTTTCCCGTCTGGGGTTGCCACATGAATTATCTATAGATAAAACATGTAGAAACAGATACAGAGGAGATATATACCATATAGAAGATTATTGA
- a CDS encoding glycosyltransferase family A protein, giving the protein MAETINKTTPLPSISVIIPCYNQAEYLPETLQSILEQDYTDWECIIIDDGSPDNTREVAAQWTEKDQRFRYFRKENGGLSDARNFGIKHASGKYILPLDSDDKISPQYISEAVDVLEEDPKVKVVYSNLILFGTKNQKLKTPDYNYKRLFTENPIFCSGIYRRSDFLQTGGYNTNMAGGLEDWDFWLGFIKEEDKVVKLEKYHFYYRIKEVSMLSSLDKEKNERLLLQIFKNHVPLFLEYTNPLRNHIEATYYKWEADLYKKSIEYKIGDFFYSPFKFFRKVFRRIFSGEKD; this is encoded by the coding sequence ATGGCTGAAACTATAAATAAGACAACTCCCCTACCCTCGATTTCGGTAATCATTCCCTGTTACAATCAGGCCGAATACCTACCGGAAACACTACAATCGATATTAGAGCAGGACTATACTGATTGGGAATGCATTATAATAGATGACGGTTCACCTGATAATACCCGCGAAGTAGCCGCACAGTGGACAGAAAAAGATCAGCGTTTCAGATATTTCAGAAAAGAGAACGGCGGACTGTCCGACGCCCGCAATTTCGGCATAAAACATGCTTCAGGAAAATACATCCTGCCATTGGATTCTGATGATAAGATAAGCCCCCAATATATTAGCGAAGCTGTGGATGTTCTCGAAGAAGATCCGAAAGTGAAGGTCGTTTATAGCAATCTCATCTTATTCGGGACGAAAAACCAAAAGCTTAAAACCCCCGACTATAACTATAAAAGATTATTCACCGAGAACCCTATATTCTGCTCGGGGATATACAGGCGAAGTGATTTCCTGCAAACAGGAGGTTACAATACCAATATGGCAGGAGGGCTCGAAGATTGGGACTTTTGGCTGGGATTTATCAAAGAAGAAGACAAAGTCGTAAAATTGGAAAAATACCATTTCTACTATCGCATAAAAGAGGTTTCGATGCTTTCGTCCCTTGACAAAGAGAAAAATGAGCGATTATTACTACAAATCTTCAAGAATCATGTACCTTTGTTCCTCGAATACACCAACCCTCTAAGAAATCATATTGAAGCTACCTATTATAAATGGGAGGCTGATTTATACAAAAAATCGATAGAATATAAGATAGGAGACTTCTTTTATTCACCGTTCAAATTTTTCAGGAAA
- a CDS encoding DUF5672 family protein yields MPKQAVVIIPVYKPLPDRYEEISFRQCIKILSKHPLCIVTFSELNIDWYKDILQTFKVDFSIEYFDKAYFESLSGYNKLMLSKQLYQRFIAYEYMLIYQLDAYVFRDELEYWCRQGYDYIGAPWFEGWKKPTKKFKGVGNGGFSLRNIQTSLSVLNKLDRLKKYNTLYTQLKINKLTSFYGAFILFRALLNLKKSNGYTFYELISDREPKMQEDGVWALNVPSIFDYKVAPVEEALKFSFETNPSLLYEMNDNRLPFGCHAWLKYESEFWQPFIKYD; encoded by the coding sequence ATGCCAAAACAAGCAGTAGTCATTATACCTGTATATAAACCATTACCCGATAGATATGAAGAGATATCATTCAGGCAGTGCATCAAGATATTATCAAAACATCCGCTTTGTATCGTTACATTCAGCGAATTAAATATAGACTGGTACAAAGACATATTGCAAACATTCAAAGTCGATTTTTCGATAGAATATTTTGATAAGGCATATTTTGAGAGTTTATCAGGTTATAATAAATTAATGTTGAGCAAGCAATTGTATCAACGATTTATAGCTTACGAATATATGTTGATTTATCAACTTGACGCCTACGTATTTAGGGATGAATTAGAGTATTGGTGCCGGCAAGGATATGATTATATTGGAGCCCCTTGGTTTGAAGGCTGGAAAAAACCTACCAAAAAATTTAAAGGAGTGGGAAATGGAGGCTTTTCTCTCAGAAATATACAAACCTCATTATCTGTTTTAAATAAGTTAGACAGATTAAAAAAATACAACACTTTATATACACAACTGAAGATCAACAAACTCACATCGTTTTATGGAGCCTTTATCTTATTCAGGGCACTATTGAATTTGAAAAAGTCCAATGGATATACTTTCTATGAATTAATCTCTGATCGTGAGCCTAAAATGCAAGAAGATGGTGTTTGGGCATTAAATGTACCTTCTATTTTTGATTATAAAGTAGCACCTGTAGAAGAGGCTTTGAAATTTAGTTTTGAAACAAACCCGTCTTTATTATATGAGATGAATGATAATAGATTACCATTTGGATGTCATGCTTGGCTAAAGTATGAATCCGAATTTTGGCAACCCTTCATAAAATATGACTAA
- a CDS encoding glycosyltransferase, whose amino-acid sequence MSEISIILPNYNHAPFLKQRIDSILHQTFQDFELIILDDCSIDNSREIIELYRNHPKVSHVVYNTINSGSTFIQWNKGFELAKGEYIWIAESDDYADITFLEKLTKAVAENRNTAIAYSTSYFVNEKGEITRNGLRSEPYLKAKARGKLYKIYNGVDYIKKHLIDNNDIYNASSAIFKKSFLSSISQEYMNYKSCGDNLFWIELAAQGKVMYYYENLNYFRQHNSKVTPKSLSGGLLFEEELKIFHYNIKKGYVYWTNKLLVIGRYLAWMNTVQFDPDEKKYELRAMWEKETSFPVLSLRLYKMKECWFRVKFKFIRIFN is encoded by the coding sequence ATGTCTGAAATATCTATCATATTACCCAACTACAATCATGCGCCTTTTTTAAAACAGCGCATTGATAGTATTTTGCATCAGACTTTCCAAGATTTTGAACTGATAATACTGGATGATTGTTCAATAGATAATAGCAGAGAGATTATAGAATTATATAGAAATCACCCAAAAGTCAGCCATGTTGTATATAATACAATCAATTCAGGCTCGACTTTTATACAATGGAACAAAGGCTTTGAATTAGCAAAGGGTGAGTATATCTGGATTGCAGAAAGCGATGATTACGCAGATATCACATTTTTGGAGAAACTGACGAAAGCTGTAGCAGAAAATAGAAATACTGCAATAGCTTATTCAACCTCTTACTTTGTAAATGAAAAAGGGGAAATTACCCGAAACGGATTACGCAGCGAACCATACTTGAAAGCCAAAGCCAGAGGGAAGCTATATAAAATATATAACGGTGTCGATTATATAAAGAAACATCTGATAGACAATAACGATATCTATAATGCAAGTTCAGCAATATTCAAGAAATCTTTTTTAAGTTCCATATCACAAGAATATATGAACTATAAATCATGTGGTGATAATTTGTTTTGGATCGAATTAGCTGCACAAGGTAAAGTAATGTATTATTATGAAAATCTCAATTATTTCAGACAACATAATTCCAAAGTAACACCAAAATCCCTTAGCGGAGGACTATTGTTTGAAGAAGAATTGAAAATATTTCATTACAACATAAAAAAAGGATATGTCTACTGGACAAATAAACTATTGGTTATAGGGCGTTATCTGGCCTGGATGAATACCGTACAGTTCGACCCGGATGAAAAAAAATACGAATTGAGGGCAATGTGGGAGAAAGAAACTTCATTTCCTGTTTTATCCCTGAGATTATATAAAATGAAAGAATGTTGGTTCCGGGTAAAGTTCAAATTTATTCGTATCTTTAATTAA
- a CDS encoding glycosyltransferase family 2 protein → MKLSIITINYNNAIGLKRTIESVISQDCSGIEYIVIDGGSSDTSKDIIEEYSSHITYWISKPDNGVYNAMNKGIKHANGEYLLFLNSGDTLLKDAGLTGIIDKLTGEDIIYYNLEICDTTNNNKFIKFYPDYIDFKYLIEDGLPHMGTFIKRNALIDYGGYSEQMRIASDWAFFIDAICLNNASYKHIDDCFSTFYLDGMSSDSQNRHILTDERNNHIATIYPLYQSLYIGWIEKKQELYKLKTSVSVRFLKKIGLLKWLKL, encoded by the coding sequence ATGAAATTATCCATTATAACAATCAATTACAACAATGCCATAGGCCTGAAGCGGACAATTGAAAGCGTTATCTCGCAAGATTGTTCCGGAATTGAATATATCGTTATAGATGGAGGTTCTTCCGATACCAGTAAAGATATAATAGAAGAATACAGCAGTCACATAACCTATTGGATTAGCAAACCCGACAATGGCGTATATAATGCAATGAACAAAGGTATTAAACACGCCAACGGAGAATACCTCCTTTTTCTCAATAGCGGGGATACCCTCCTTAAAGATGCCGGACTGACTGGAATTATTGATAAACTGACAGGAGAGGATATAATCTATTACAACCTCGAAATTTGTGATACAACAAACAACAATAAGTTTATCAAGTTCTATCCTGATTATATAGATTTTAAATACCTGATTGAAGACGGACTCCCACATATGGGTACTTTTATAAAAAGAAATGCCCTGATCGATTATGGCGGTTATTCGGAGCAGATGAGAATAGCTTCCGACTGGGCTTTCTTTATCGATGCTATCTGCCTTAATAATGCTTCATATAAACATATCGATGATTGTTTCTCTACATTCTATCTTGACGGAATGAGCTCCGATAGTCAAAACCGCCATATATTAACAGACGAAAGGAATAATCATATTGCTACTATATACCCACTATATCAAAGCTTGTACATTGGCTGGATAGAGAAAAAACAGGAACTGTACAAACTGAAGACATCTGTAAGCGTTAGGTTTCTTAAAAAGATAGGATTATTGAAATGGCTGAAACTATAA
- a CDS encoding glycoside hydrolase family 99-like domain-containing protein: MNDNIRPIAIYLPQYHPIPENDKAWGDGFTEWTNVKKAKPLFEGHYQPHVPHEDIGYYDLRDPGVLIKQAAIAKEYGIYGFAFYHYWFNGKQLLETPLENMLKSGKPDFPFLYIWANENWTKRWDGLDNEIIIKQDYSLEDDSEHIKYLCEHVFSDERYIKIDGKPVFAIYRSELFPDIEATLKIWRSKAKNYGYNDLYLIRVESFIKNSNPLELGFDAAMEFSPNFNTSGASIQTNGSLRFYDYAKVISYQYLNTKRSYPRYRTVFPCWDNVARKKENGTVFINNILEAFQFSLKESIGYTREKFKDDQQYFFINAWNEWGEGCHIEPDKKHGYLYLETISDILQNKPIKNKDKYIDFLELDLKKLIECIQTEKDESEHLRHELFPLQQLINTRRHRLIENLHNIYKKLRNV; this comes from the coding sequence ATGAACGATAATATACGTCCCATCGCGATATACCTCCCTCAATATCACCCTATACCCGAAAATGACAAAGCCTGGGGTGATGGTTTTACAGAATGGACCAATGTAAAGAAAGCCAAACCTTTATTTGAGGGACATTATCAGCCTCATGTACCTCATGAGGATATCGGTTATTATGATTTACGAGACCCTGGGGTTCTTATAAAACAAGCAGCAATAGCTAAAGAATATGGAATATATGGCTTTGCGTTTTATCATTACTGGTTTAATGGGAAGCAGTTGCTTGAGACTCCTCTGGAAAACATGCTGAAATCAGGAAAACCCGACTTTCCTTTCTTATATATCTGGGCCAATGAGAACTGGACAAAAAGATGGGATGGATTGGATAACGAAATTATCATAAAACAAGATTATTCTCTGGAAGATGATTCAGAGCATATAAAGTATCTCTGTGAACACGTCTTTAGTGACGAGAGATATATCAAAATCGACGGGAAGCCTGTATTTGCAATCTATCGAAGTGAATTATTTCCAGATATCGAAGCTACTCTTAAAATATGGAGATCAAAGGCCAAAAATTATGGATACAACGATTTATATCTCATTCGGGTAGAAAGCTTCATTAAGAACAGTAATCCCTTAGAACTCGGATTCGACGCGGCAATGGAATTTTCACCAAATTTCAATACGTCTGGAGCAAGTATACAGACTAACGGTAGTTTACGTTTCTATGATTATGCAAAAGTCATCAGCTACCAATATCTTAATACTAAACGGTCTTATCCGAGATACAGAACAGTATTCCCGTGTTGGGACAACGTAGCCCGAAAAAAAGAAAATGGTACAGTTTTTATAAACAATATTCTGGAAGCATTTCAATTTTCTTTAAAAGAATCAATTGGATATACAAGAGAAAAATTTAAAGACGACCAGCAGTATTTTTTTATAAATGCTTGGAACGAATGGGGAGAAGGATGCCATATTGAACCGGATAAAAAACATGGATATTTATATTTAGAAACAATATCGGACATCCTGCAAAATAAGCCAATAAAAAATAAAGATAAGTATATCGATTTCTTAGAATTAGATCTCAAAAAATTAATTGAATGTATCCAAACCGAAAAAGATGAATCAGAACATTTAAGACATGAACTATTCCCCTTGCAACAATTAATTAATACGCGTAGGCATAGACTTATAGAGAACCTGCATAACATATACAAGAAGTTAAGAAATGTCTGA
- a CDS encoding N-acetylneuraminate synthase family protein — MTKPTIIAEIGGNHKGDMAIAKEMIITAATFCKADVVKFQKRCNKELLTSEEYNAPHPNPANSYGATYGAHREFLEFDLEQHKQLKKWCEEYGVIYSTSVWDKTSAKEIISIDPKLIKVPSACNLNKDLLKHLCGHFPGEIHLSFGMTTLEEEELIVKFFEQKGRAKDLVIYSCTSGYPVPFEDISLLEITRLKNLYKDRVKAIGFSGHHLGIAVDSAAVALGAEWIERHFTLDRTWKGTDHAASLEPDGLRKLVRDCNAVYKALTFKKEQILDIEKVQRDKLKKNQIKW, encoded by the coding sequence ATGACCAAACCAACCATTATTGCAGAAATAGGTGGCAACCATAAAGGAGATATGGCCATAGCCAAAGAAATGATAATTACGGCAGCTACATTTTGTAAAGCCGATGTTGTAAAGTTTCAAAAGAGGTGTAATAAAGAACTTTTAACTTCAGAGGAATATAATGCCCCCCACCCCAATCCGGCAAATTCATACGGAGCCACTTACGGTGCGCATAGAGAATTCCTCGAATTTGATTTGGAACAGCATAAGCAATTGAAAAAATGGTGTGAAGAATATGGTGTGATATACTCAACTTCCGTATGGGATAAGACATCTGCAAAAGAAATAATCAGTATCGATCCTAAACTGATAAAAGTACCTTCGGCCTGCAATCTTAACAAGGATTTATTGAAACATCTATGTGGCCATTTTCCCGGCGAGATACATCTATCATTCGGAATGACAACCTTAGAGGAAGAAGAACTTATTGTTAAATTCTTTGAGCAAAAAGGGCGAGCCAAAGATCTTGTTATATATAGTTGTACATCGGGCTATCCAGTACCTTTCGAAGACATCTCACTATTAGAAATAACACGATTAAAGAACCTATATAAAGACAGGGTTAAAGCAATTGGCTTTTCAGGGCATCATCTGGGTATAGCTGTAGATTCAGCTGCTGTAGCCTTAGGTGCAGAATGGATAGAGAGACATTTTACACTCGACCGTACATGGAAAGGAACAGACCACGCCGCATCATTGGAACCTGATGGTCTACGCAAATTAGTAAGAGATTGCAACGCTGTATATAAAGCTCTCACTTTCAAAAAAGAGCAAATACTCGATATAGAAAAAGTTCAACGTGATAAACTGAAGAAGAATCAAATCAAGTGGTAA
- a CDS encoding acylneuraminate cytidylyltransferase has translation MSIIAFIPVRGGSKSIPHKNIKSFCGKPLVFWTLGALQDMDKVDEVVVATDCDEIEDTILQFNFSKVRIYRRLPQNATDTASTESVMLEYIKKSSLTKDDYFILVQATSPFTQKADIEGGLNLLLESQYDSVLSTVRFKRFLWNNDGTPFNYDFKNRPRRQDFDGKLMENGAFYINTVGNIIDSTNRLSGKVGIYEMPDYTAVEIDELEDWSAAEDIMRRHILKRDAIQTHNIKLFLTDVDGVLTDAGMYYSENGDELKKFNTRDGMGIRLLKENGIKTGIITSENTKIVENRAKKLNVDYLYQGKISGGKLDAAKDICKKESITLQEVAYIGDDLNCFDLLSNVGLAACPSDAVDKVKGIPNIKILNKRGGEGVVREFIDNWILA, from the coding sequence ATGTCTATAATAGCATTTATTCCGGTCAGAGGTGGAAGTAAATCCATACCACATAAAAATATTAAATCTTTTTGCGGTAAGCCACTTGTTTTTTGGACATTGGGGGCGCTACAAGATATGGACAAAGTAGATGAAGTAGTAGTAGCCACAGATTGCGACGAAATTGAAGACACTATACTACAATTTAATTTCTCAAAAGTTAGAATATACCGAAGACTCCCTCAAAATGCAACAGATACGGCATCTACAGAAAGTGTAATGCTAGAATATATCAAAAAGAGTTCATTGACTAAGGACGACTATTTTATTCTTGTACAAGCAACATCTCCTTTCACTCAGAAGGCCGATATAGAAGGCGGATTGAATCTTTTATTAGAATCACAATACGATTCGGTACTAAGTACCGTAAGATTTAAGCGATTCCTTTGGAATAATGATGGTACCCCCTTCAACTATGATTTTAAAAATCGCCCCCGCAGGCAAGACTTTGATGGGAAATTAATGGAGAATGGGGCTTTTTATATCAATACAGTTGGGAATATTATTGATTCGACAAATCGGTTATCCGGAAAAGTTGGAATATATGAAATGCCAGACTACACTGCTGTTGAAATAGATGAACTCGAAGACTGGAGTGCTGCAGAGGATATAATGAGAAGGCATATCCTAAAAAGAGATGCAATACAGACTCACAATATAAAACTATTTCTTACCGATGTGGACGGTGTACTCACTGATGCCGGAATGTATTATTCAGAAAACGGTGATGAGCTAAAAAAATTCAACACCAGAGATGGTATGGGAATCAGGCTATTAAAGGAAAACGGAATAAAAACAGGTATAATTACATCTGAAAACACAAAAATAGTAGAAAACAGGGCAAAAAAGCTGAATGTAGATTATCTATATCAAGGAAAAATCAGTGGAGGCAAGCTGGATGCAGCAAAAGATATATGTAAGAAAGAAAGCATTACGTTGCAGGAAGTAGCCTATATAGGAGATGACCTCAATTGCTTCGACTTATTATCTAACGTAGGTTTAGCAGCGTGTCCTTCCGATGCTGTGGACAAAGTTAAGGGTATCCCCAATATAAAGATACTCAACAAAAGAGGGGGAGAAGGTGTCGTTAGAGAGTTTATAGATAATTGGATACTGGCATAG
- a CDS encoding glycosyltransferase, which produces MTTPLFSILIANYNNGCFLEEALESIYRQSYNNWEVIIVDDHSEDNSFTIYNQLKNDDRIKIYYNNENHGAGFTKRKCVEMATGKICGFLDPDDALLPNALADMVKIHTEKPEVSLVFSRFYFCNENLEIKSECRLLIISENKSYFTNRDYGPEHFASFKKSCYDKTTGISPNYQLAVDQDLYFRLEETGDVYILNKFTYKYRSHKNGISASIDKAIYWNLIVRHDTCLRRNLNPNNYPLLDFEGYIHYVRYTIYHSRSYRLGHSILKPINKIRQMLHI; this is translated from the coding sequence ATGACAACACCCTTATTTTCCATTTTAATAGCTAACTACAACAATGGCTGTTTCCTTGAAGAAGCCTTGGAAAGTATTTATAGGCAATCATATAACAATTGGGAAGTTATAATCGTGGACGATCATTCAGAAGACAATTCATTTACGATATACAATCAATTAAAAAATGATGACCGTATAAAAATATACTACAATAATGAAAATCATGGAGCCGGATTCACAAAAAGAAAATGTGTAGAAATGGCTACTGGTAAAATCTGTGGTTTTCTAGATCCTGATGATGCGTTATTGCCGAATGCTCTAGCCGATATGGTAAAAATTCATACCGAAAAGCCTGAGGTTTCATTAGTGTTTTCTCGGTTCTATTTCTGTAATGAAAATTTGGAAATAAAATCAGAATGCCGATTATTAATTATAAGCGAAAATAAATCATATTTTACGAATAGAGATTATGGACCTGAGCATTTTGCTTCATTCAAAAAGAGCTGTTATGATAAGACCACAGGTATTTCTCCCAACTATCAATTAGCCGTAGATCAGGACCTTTACTTTAGATTAGAAGAAACAGGAGATGTTTATATATTAAATAAATTTACTTATAAATATCGTTCTCACAAAAATGGAATATCCGCATCTATTGATAAGGCAATTTACTGGAATTTAATTGTTCGTCATGATACTTGCTTAAGAAGAAATCTGAATCCCAATAATTATCCTTTGTTAGATTTTGAAGGCTATATCCATTATGTCAGATATACAATATATCACTCACGATCTTATAGGTTGGGTCACAGCATATTAAAACCGATTAATAAAATCAGACAAATGTTACATATATAA
- a CDS encoding glycosyltransferase family 2 protein codes for MCKFTIIVPVYNAADYLSRSIKSVLSQSVRDFELILVNDGSCDSSGEICDNYAILDNRIRVFHQENKGASSARNQGLVMANGEWVLFVDADDWIEPIWLETLIKKIQTFDLDLYTFGSQRINNQSVEYIHLPPYTVENNHNFVKTPYYKHSVWAYAFRNSVIQKNDIKFPDKLKYSEDQAFLLKYISKCDKIVSLNKVLYNYYNSPDSVVNRPISIHSSICNIWAANDFLEFCILNNITESFFEHPVRQLYDDFFMYLSMIPDVNKREAQKEYKKAYKKTLQLYPGFGKHRYYKIAYYQLSLPKSLSEGKNKLKNIKYKISMFSKLKQAIYNAIHINQIVREIVYEEVQHNKNFIKIERYRHLAEESTTTGVTTSKYFDHEVIVSLTTYGKRIHDVYLTIESIMHQTAKSNKIILWLAEDEFTMNTIPISLKRLIDRGLTIEFCEDIKSYKKLVPALQKYPDSIIITIDDDVAYQQDLIENLLHSYRKDPDLIHFCRGHKMKITKDGILDSYTRWDFFINNTLTDKLNFPTGVGGILYPPHCLHEDVTNEKLFMVLCPTADDIWFKAMSLLKGTFSRKVYTHNVNGIDYTILNNDIQDETALWNINITKNDEQIKNVFSKYDIYKLLM; via the coding sequence ATGTGCAAATTCACCATTATTGTCCCTGTATACAATGCTGCTGATTATCTTTCGCGTAGTATAAAAAGTGTATTATCACAATCCGTTCGGGATTTTGAATTAATCCTTGTGAATGATGGTAGCTGTGACAGTTCGGGTGAAATCTGCGATAATTATGCCATCCTGGATAATCGAATCAGGGTTTTTCATCAGGAAAATAAAGGGGCAAGTTCTGCGCGTAATCAAGGACTGGTAATGGCTAATGGTGAATGGGTTCTATTTGTCGATGCTGATGACTGGATAGAACCTATATGGTTGGAAACTCTGATAAAAAAGATACAAACGTTCGATCTGGATTTATATACTTTCGGCTCTCAACGGATCAATAATCAATCCGTAGAATATATTCACTTGCCACCATATACAGTGGAGAATAACCACAATTTTGTTAAAACACCGTACTATAAACATTCTGTATGGGCATATGCATTCAGAAATTCTGTAATACAAAAAAATGATATAAAATTTCCGGATAAATTAAAATATTCGGAAGATCAGGCTTTCTTACTCAAATATATATCAAAGTGCGACAAGATTGTATCATTGAATAAAGTATTATACAATTATTACAATAGTCCCGATTCCGTTGTTAATAGACCAATCAGCATACATAGCAGTATATGTAATATCTGGGCTGCTAATGATTTTCTCGAATTTTGCATTTTGAATAATATTACCGAATCTTTTTTTGAACATCCGGTAAGGCAATTATATGATGATTTTTTTATGTATCTGTCAATGATCCCGGATGTAAATAAAAGAGAAGCGCAAAAAGAATATAAAAAAGCCTATAAAAAAACATTACAACTATATCCGGGATTTGGTAAACATCGGTATTACAAAATTGCATATTATCAGCTATCATTACCTAAATCACTTTCCGAAGGAAAGAATAAGCTAAAAAATATAAAATATAAAATATCTATGTTCTCTAAATTGAAACAAGCAATTTATAATGCTATACATATCAACCAGATTGTTAGAGAAATAGTTTATGAAGAAGTCCAACACAATAAAAATTTTATAAAAATTGAGCGATACAGGCATTTAGCTGAAGAATCTACTACAACCGGAGTCACAACAAGTAAATATTTTGACCATGAAGTAATTGTTTCATTGACCACTTATGGCAAAAGGATACATGACGTTTATCTTACGATTGAAAGCATAATGCATCAAACCGCAAAATCCAATAAAATAATCCTTTGGTTAGCGGAAGATGAATTCACAATGAATACTATACCCATTTCTCTTAAAAGATTAATAGATAGGGGACTCACTATCGAGTTTTGTGAAGATATAAAATCCTATAAAAAACTTGTGCCGGCATTGCAGAAATATCCGGATAGTATCATTATTACAATAGATGACGATGTTGCTTACCAACAAGATCTGATCGAAAATTTATTGCACTCTTATCGAAAAGATCCTGATTTAATTCACTTTTGTCGTGGACACAAAATGAAAATCACAAAAGACGGAATATTGGACAGCTATACCCGATGGGACTTTTTTATCAATAACACCCTCACTGACAAGCTAAATTTTCCGACCGGAGTTGGAGGCATTTTATACCCCCCTCATTGTTTACACGAGGATGTTACAAATGAAAAATTATTCATGGTGCTTTGTCCCACAGCTGATGATATATGGTTTAAGGCAATGTCCTTACTAAAAGGAACATTCTCTAGAAAAGTATATACCCATAATGTAAACGGAATAGACTATACCATATTAAATAATGATATTCAGGATGAAACAGCTCTATGGAATATTAATATTACAAAAAATGATGAGCAAATAAAAAATGTCTTTTCTAAATATGATATATATAAATTATTGATGTAA